One window from the genome of Bacillus sp. SM2101 encodes:
- a CDS encoding GNAT family N-acetyltransferase, translating to MVIIRDAHQDDLLSILNIYNQAIVNTTATFDLTEETLEQRQQWFSKYGSDYPLIVATIENKVVGYCCLSAFREKAAYAKTVELSVYVDENTRGHGVATKLVNEILLRAKQVGFHVIISGITKGNDSSIKLHEKFGFEFIGSFKEVGYKFDSWQDVLFYQLIMD from the coding sequence ATGGTTATTATTAGAGATGCACACCAAGACGATCTTTTGAGTATATTAAACATTTATAATCAAGCAATTGTAAATACAACTGCAACTTTTGATTTAACAGAGGAGACGCTCGAACAAAGACAACAATGGTTTTCTAAATATGGAAGTGATTATCCTCTAATTGTAGCTACGATTGAAAATAAGGTTGTAGGTTATTGTTGCCTATCAGCATTTAGAGAAAAAGCAGCTTACGCTAAAACTGTTGAATTATCAGTATATGTAGATGAAAATACGCGAGGACATGGAGTGGCCACAAAGTTAGTAAATGAAATTTTACTAAGAGCTAAACAAGTAGGTTTTCATGTTATCATTTCTGGTATCACAAAAGGAAATGATAGTAGCATTAAACTTCATGAAAAATTCGGTTTTGAATTTATTGGCTCCTTTAAAGAAGTTGGTTATAAGTTTGACAGCTGGCAAGATGTATTATTTTATCAATTAATAATGGACTGA
- a CDS encoding SCP2 sterol-binding domain-containing protein, producing the protein MAVKEELKNLSDKINENPEHIEGLDYVYQFQVSGEDEGAYQVAFSNGELAYNEGEAEDPSCTIQLSGENLVKLIHGKLNATSAFMMGQLKIKGDLSLALKLQSILQKYQ; encoded by the coding sequence ATGGCTGTAAAAGAAGAGTTGAAAAATCTTTCTGACAAAATTAATGAAAATCCTGAACACATTGAAGGACTTGATTATGTTTATCAATTTCAAGTATCTGGGGAAGATGAAGGGGCATATCAAGTAGCATTTTCAAATGGAGAGCTAGCATACAATGAAGGTGAAGCTGAAGATCCATCTTGTACAATTCAGTTATCTGGTGAAAATCTAGTAAAGCTGATACACGGTAAATTGAATGCAACATCAGCTTTCATGATGGGACAACTAAAAATCAAGGGAGATTTATCTCTTGCGTTAAAACTACAGTCTATTCTACAAAAATATCAATAA
- a CDS encoding alpha/beta hydrolase, translated as MLYSKRFKLSDVHDWVVFIHGAGGSSTVWYKQLKAFKEHFNVLLIDLRGHGKSKDRGILKRNYSFSDVSLDIIEVLNDLNIKNAHFVGISLGTILIRNIAEIEPNRVKTMILGGAVIRLNTRVKTLMFLGNVGKKVVPYMWLYKLFAWCLMPKKRHKESRLLFVNQAKKLCQKEFVKWFKLTKDVVPLLVQFEENELDIPTLYVMGQEDYMFLLPVEEVVKKSNHAQLEIIEDSGHVVNVDQPDKFNVMSIRFLNTLKGDNRYVASR; from the coding sequence ATGCTTTATTCTAAGAGATTTAAATTAAGCGATGTTCATGATTGGGTGGTTTTTATTCATGGTGCGGGAGGAAGTTCAACAGTATGGTATAAACAATTAAAAGCATTTAAAGAGCACTTTAATGTACTACTGATAGATTTAAGGGGACACGGAAAGTCAAAAGATAGAGGGATTTTGAAGAGAAATTACTCTTTTTCCGATGTAAGTTTAGATATTATTGAGGTATTAAATGACTTAAACATTAAAAATGCACATTTTGTGGGAATATCATTAGGAACGATATTAATTAGAAATATTGCAGAAATTGAGCCCAATAGAGTTAAAACTATGATTTTGGGTGGTGCTGTTATACGGTTAAACACCCGCGTAAAAACCTTAATGTTCTTGGGGAATGTAGGGAAAAAAGTTGTTCCGTATATGTGGTTATATAAATTATTTGCTTGGTGTTTAATGCCTAAAAAAAGACATAAGGAATCTCGGTTGCTTTTTGTTAATCAAGCAAAGAAGCTATGTCAAAAAGAATTTGTCAAGTGGTTTAAGTTAACGAAGGATGTCGTTCCATTGTTGGTGCAGTTTGAAGAAAATGAGTTGGATATTCCTACCTTGTATGTCATGGGGCAAGAAGATTATATGTTCTTACTTCCAGTTGAGGAAGTAGTGAAGAAGAGCAATCATGCGCAGCTTGAAATTATCGAGGATAGTGGTCATGTTGTGAACGTTGATCAACCAGATAAATTTAATGTAATGTCAATTAGATTCTTGAATACTCTAAAAGGTGATAATAGATATGTCGCAAGTAGATAA